In Aliamphritea ceti, a single window of DNA contains:
- the putP gene encoding sodium/proline symporter PutP yields the protein MLAVAYAVYLGILILIGYWAFRRNEDLSDYLLGGRSLGAWSCGLSAGASDMGAWLVLSLPGLAMTTGFHVLWLVVGLLVGMWLNWVFVARRLRVYSELDGDTLTIPSYLENRFEDNSRVVRLIAALFILGFMLLYTSAGLLAVGQLLSGVFDWDPRLAIMLAAVAVTAYTLLGGFLAVSWSDVFQSLLVLAALLAVPIALIDEPGHLQASFSALQAANPALVNIFSNPEGKALSAIGIISLSAWGLGYFGQPHVLARFQAISSKHNIIWARYIAVSWGALVMVAACLTGLLALITLPDAVTEPESVLVAMLNVVFNPWVAGVLSLAVLAAIMSSVDSQLMVAASTLAEDFNELVLNQQAGDGIAADIGRYAVLLIIVLAAWLAIDKQANILEFVAYAWAGLGATFGPVILLSLYWPLMNRIGAIAGMLTGGITVVVWRQLEGGWFDLYEILPGVIASTLAVIVISKLFGAPSKSVRWMFAKVQVKLRD from the coding sequence ATGCTGGCAGTGGCATATGCTGTGTATCTTGGAATATTGATACTAATTGGATATTGGGCTTTTCGGCGCAATGAGGACCTGTCTGACTATTTACTCGGTGGCAGAAGTCTGGGTGCCTGGTCCTGCGGTTTAAGTGCTGGTGCCAGCGATATGGGCGCCTGGTTAGTGTTAAGCTTGCCCGGTCTGGCAATGACTACTGGCTTTCATGTGCTTTGGTTAGTGGTAGGGCTGCTCGTCGGTATGTGGCTTAACTGGGTCTTTGTTGCACGTCGTCTGAGGGTTTATTCGGAGCTGGATGGCGACACGCTGACTATACCAAGCTATCTGGAAAATAGGTTTGAAGATAATAGCCGGGTTGTTCGTTTAATTGCCGCGTTATTTATACTTGGCTTTATGTTGCTGTATACCAGTGCAGGTTTATTGGCTGTCGGTCAGCTGCTCAGTGGTGTGTTTGACTGGGATCCGCGTTTGGCAATTATGTTGGCTGCAGTGGCTGTTACCGCTTATACCCTGCTCGGTGGGTTTTTGGCGGTTTCATGGAGTGATGTGTTCCAGAGTTTGCTGGTGCTGGCGGCATTGTTGGCTGTACCGATTGCATTAATTGATGAACCGGGACATTTGCAGGCAAGCTTTAGTGCTTTACAAGCAGCAAATCCGGCGTTGGTTAATATCTTTAGTAATCCTGAAGGCAAAGCTCTTTCAGCCATTGGTATTATTTCTCTGAGCGCCTGGGGGTTGGGGTATTTCGGTCAGCCACATGTACTGGCGCGTTTTCAGGCAATTTCTAGTAAGCATAATATTATCTGGGCACGATACATTGCAGTGAGCTGGGGAGCTTTGGTGATGGTTGCAGCTTGTCTGACGGGGCTGCTTGCCCTGATTACACTGCCCGATGCAGTAACTGAGCCTGAAAGTGTATTGGTTGCAATGCTGAATGTTGTTTTTAATCCCTGGGTAGCAGGCGTTTTGTCGCTGGCTGTTTTAGCGGCAATTATGAGTAGCGTTGATTCTCAGTTAATGGTAGCGGCTTCAACCCTTGCTGAGGACTTTAATGAGTTGGTATTAAATCAGCAGGCAGGGGATGGCATAGCCGCAGATATCGGACGTTATGCAGTATTGCTGATTATCGTGTTGGCTGCCTGGCTGGCAATCGATAAGCAGGCCAATATCCTTGAGTTTGTTGCTTATGCCTGGGCGGGTTTAGGCGCTACTTTCGGGCCGGTTATTCTATTGTCTCTTTATTGGCCATTGATGAATCGTATAGGTGCTATAGCCGGAATGCTCACTGGCGGTATCACGGTGGTTGTCTGGCGCCAATTGGAAGGAGGCTGGTTTGATTTGTATGAAATCCTCCCTGGTGTTATTGCTTCGACCCTGGCTGTTATTGTGATAAGTAAGCTATTTGGGGCGCCCAGTAAGTCAGTTCGGTGGATGTTTGCTAAAGTGCAGGTGAAGCTACGAGATTAA
- the putA gene encoding bifunctional proline dehydrogenase/L-glutamate gamma-semialdehyde dehydrogenase PutA: protein MHPRIQSCREAIRQHYLADEAQVISTLIDNARLTQDDREIISRDAADLVRKVRNESSPSMMEKFLAEYGLTTKEGVALMCLAEALLRVPDTVTIDALIEDKVATGNWREHLGHSNSSLVNTSTWALLVTGKLLAPSESRTLGRTLKGMVKRLGEPLVRTAVAQAMKELGRQFVLGRDIREATRSATKLEAQGYSYSYDMLGEAARTDADALRYHRAYSDAIGALAKSCVHDDIRMNPGISVKLSALHPRYEFAKRERVMDELVARTLSLAIQAKEANMGFNIDAEEADRLDISLDVIHAVLASSELEGWQGFGVVVQAFGQRASFVLDWLYSCAEALDRRIMVRLVKGAYWDAEIKRAQVLGLDGFPVFTRKLNSDVSYMCCAEKLLAMTDRIYPQFATHNAHSVAAILHLARNVSKEKFEFQRLHGMGESLHHAVLSGQQTSCRIYAPVGAHQDLLAYLVRRLLENGANSSFVNQIVDTRIQPEDIATDPFSAVTALEGKIASQTIPKPVDIYGAERPNAKGWDITDPLVIDALDEQRSTYKDYQWAASPMFVRQLVDQNEAVDAVAVMNPAVDTDQVGTVVNATAEDVQQAIIAARDGFAEWSALSAEERAVILNNIADVYEENAAEFFALVCREAGKTMLDAVGEVREAVDFARFYANEAMRIGDEQPARGVLTCISPWNFPLAIFSGQVLAGLAAGNAILAKPADQTPLIAARAVELMHQAGVPAAALQLLPGSGLEVGVPLTSDSRIDGVCFTGSTVTAQSINRVMSRTMAPEAPLVAETGGLNAMIVDSTALPEQVVRDVLISSFQSAGQRCSALRVLYLQEDIAEELLKMLYGAMDELTLADPWYLSADIGPVIDKAAKQKIEAHCQAFADKGRVLKALPVPAEGRFVAPTVIRLDSIAELPEEIFGPVLHVVTFNAEKLDEVVDEINAQGYGLTFGLHTRVNNRVEQVVSRIQAGNMYVNRNQIGAVVGSQPFGGEGMSGTGPKAGGPQYVQRFKQAAVYSATSDGALEAVSSARLQSVINELQQITVSQPAVAQLTALADVCRATLPALEAEHSMPGPTGELNLLTNHARGIVLCLGPDLTSLREQLLFALSQGNAVVVVSAGATELVASLPDGFAVKGIDGCLDAEALGECEGFAAVASQAELGKLQAYRQALAGRNGALLPLLTEPGAVERYVIERHLCVDTTAAGGNASLIAQVE from the coding sequence ATGCATCCGCGTATCCAATCATGCCGCGAAGCTATCCGCCAACATTACCTGGCAGACGAAGCCCAGGTAATTTCAACGCTTATCGACAATGCCCGTTTGACTCAAGATGACCGTGAGATTATCTCCCGTGATGCTGCTGATCTGGTACGTAAGGTACGTAATGAAAGCAGCCCGTCTATGATGGAAAAATTTCTGGCGGAATATGGTCTGACTACTAAAGAGGGTGTGGCTCTGATGTGTCTGGCTGAAGCTCTGTTGAGGGTGCCGGATACCGTCACTATTGATGCGTTAATTGAAGATAAAGTTGCAACGGGTAACTGGCGTGAGCATTTAGGGCATTCAAATTCATCATTGGTGAATACTTCTACCTGGGCGTTGCTGGTCACCGGTAAGCTGCTGGCACCGAGCGAAAGCCGTACACTGGGCCGTACGCTAAAAGGTATGGTGAAGCGCTTAGGTGAGCCACTGGTGCGCACAGCGGTTGCTCAGGCAATGAAAGAGCTGGGGCGTCAGTTCGTATTAGGGCGTGATATTCGGGAAGCTACCCGCAGTGCTACTAAGTTGGAAGCGCAGGGCTATTCCTATTCTTACGACATGCTGGGAGAAGCTGCCCGTACTGATGCTGATGCATTGCGTTATCACCGTGCGTACAGCGATGCTATTGGTGCCCTGGCAAAGTCATGTGTACATGATGATATTCGGATGAACCCGGGTATTTCGGTTAAGCTGTCTGCGCTGCATCCACGTTATGAGTTTGCTAAACGTGAGCGGGTGATGGATGAGTTGGTTGCCCGTACTCTGAGTCTGGCCATTCAGGCTAAAGAAGCCAACATGGGCTTTAATATTGATGCTGAAGAAGCGGACCGTTTAGATATTTCCCTGGATGTTATCCATGCCGTGCTGGCCAGTTCTGAACTGGAAGGCTGGCAGGGGTTTGGTGTGGTTGTGCAGGCGTTCGGTCAGCGTGCTTCGTTCGTATTGGACTGGTTGTATAGCTGTGCTGAAGCACTGGATCGCCGAATTATGGTGCGACTGGTTAAAGGTGCATACTGGGATGCAGAAATTAAACGGGCGCAGGTGCTTGGTCTGGATGGCTTTCCGGTATTTACCCGTAAACTGAATTCAGATGTGTCTTATATGTGCTGTGCAGAAAAACTGCTGGCTATGACCGACCGCATTTACCCTCAGTTCGCGACTCATAATGCACATTCCGTTGCAGCTATTCTGCATCTTGCCCGGAATGTTTCTAAAGAAAAATTTGAATTTCAGCGCCTGCATGGAATGGGTGAGTCTTTACATCACGCAGTATTGTCCGGTCAGCAAACCAGCTGCAGAATCTATGCGCCTGTAGGTGCACATCAGGATCTGTTGGCCTATCTGGTACGTCGACTGTTAGAGAACGGTGCAAACAGCTCTTTCGTAAATCAGATTGTTGATACACGGATTCAGCCTGAAGATATCGCTACTGATCCGTTTTCGGCAGTTACAGCATTAGAGGGCAAGATCGCCAGTCAAACGATTCCCAAGCCGGTTGATATCTATGGTGCTGAGCGACCAAATGCCAAAGGCTGGGATATCACTGATCCGTTGGTCATTGATGCTCTGGATGAGCAACGCAGCACTTACAAGGATTACCAGTGGGCTGCGAGTCCGATGTTTGTACGGCAGCTTGTAGATCAGAACGAGGCAGTTGATGCCGTTGCGGTTATGAATCCTGCTGTTGACACTGATCAGGTGGGTACTGTTGTGAATGCGACAGCTGAAGATGTTCAGCAGGCAATTATTGCTGCCAGAGATGGGTTCGCTGAATGGTCGGCGCTATCTGCAGAAGAACGTGCAGTGATTCTGAATAATATTGCTGATGTGTATGAAGAAAATGCTGCTGAGTTTTTTGCACTGGTCTGCCGTGAAGCGGGCAAGACGATGCTGGATGCGGTAGGTGAAGTACGTGAAGCTGTCGACTTTGCACGTTTCTATGCAAATGAAGCTATGCGAATTGGTGATGAGCAACCGGCCCGTGGTGTACTGACCTGTATTTCGCCATGGAATTTCCCATTGGCAATCTTCTCGGGTCAGGTGCTTGCGGGTCTGGCTGCAGGTAATGCAATTCTGGCTAAGCCAGCGGATCAGACCCCCTTGATTGCTGCACGGGCCGTTGAGCTGATGCATCAGGCAGGTGTGCCAGCTGCTGCGCTGCAGTTATTACCGGGCAGTGGTCTTGAGGTTGGCGTGCCATTAACGTCTGACAGCCGTATTGATGGTGTCTGCTTTACAGGTTCAACTGTAACCGCTCAGTCAATTAACCGGGTAATGTCGCGGACGATGGCACCTGAAGCGCCGCTAGTTGCTGAAACGGGTGGTCTGAACGCGATGATAGTCGATTCAACAGCTTTACCGGAGCAGGTTGTACGGGATGTACTTATTTCTTCCTTCCAGAGTGCCGGACAGCGTTGTTCAGCATTACGGGTGTTGTATCTTCAGGAAGATATAGCAGAAGAGTTATTAAAGATGCTTTATGGTGCGATGGATGAGCTCACGCTTGCTGATCCCTGGTATCTGTCTGCGGATATCGGTCCGGTCATTGATAAGGCCGCCAAGCAGAAAATAGAAGCACATTGTCAGGCGTTTGCTGATAAAGGTCGGGTTTTGAAGGCGTTGCCGGTGCCTGCGGAAGGGCGTTTTGTGGCGCCTACAGTAATTCGTCTTGATTCCATTGCAGAATTACCAGAAGAGATTTTTGGGCCAGTTTTACACGTAGTGACCTTTAATGCAGAAAAACTGGATGAGGTGGTCGATGAAATTAATGCGCAGGGCTATGGTCTGACATTTGGTTTACATACCCGGGTGAATAACCGGGTGGAGCAGGTGGTTAGTCGTATCCAGGCGGGCAATATGTATGTTAACCGCAACCAGATCGGTGCTGTTGTTGGCTCTCAGCCGTTTGGTGGTGAAGGCATGTCAGGTACCGGGCCTAAAGCGGGTGGTCCGCAGTACGTCCAGCGATTCAAGCAGGCAGCGGTTTATTCAGCTACTTCAGACGGGGCTTTAGAAGCGGTTTCTTCTGCAAGGCTTCAGTCTGTTATTAATGAGTTGCAACAAATAACAGTGTCACAACCTGCAGTTGCTCAGTTAACAGCGCTGGCTGATGTTTGTCGGGCAACATTACCGGCGCTTGAAGCTGAGCACAGTATGCCGGGGCCTACAGGCGAACTTAATTTGCTGACGAACCATGCCCGGGGAATTGTTTTATGTCTGGGTCCTGACTTAACGAGTTTGCGTGAGCAATTGTTATTTGCGTTGTCTCAGGGGAACGCGGTTGTTGTTGTCAGTGCTGGAGCAACGGAGCTTGTAGCAAGTTTGCCAGACGGCTTTGCTGTTAAAGGTATCGATGGTTGCCTTGATGCCGAGGCGCTGGGTGAATGTGAGGGTTTTGCAGCGGTTGCCAGTCAGGCTGAGCTTGGTAAGTTACAAGCGTATCGACAGGCGTTAGCTGGTCGTAATGGGGCGTTATTACCCTTATTAACAGAGCCCGGTGCTGTTGAGCGTTATGTGATTGAGCGTCATTTATGCGTTGATACTACTGCAGCAGGTGGTAACGCAAGCCTGATTGCTCAGGTGGAATAA
- the csiR gene encoding DNA-binding transcriptional regulator CsiR: MLSDNKDNSAARVVGDLKQDILQGYFAPGEKLAMARLKERYQIGVTPLREALSQLLIEQLVIVENQRGFRVHPISEEEMLDIYQTRARIEALCVGLAIDQGDDEWEATILAAAHKMQKFSNSMESDPQEWERRHHDFHTAIVAGCHSPTLLHVRRSLYEKASRYRNLWLTDNMQQNDFFDANQKEHDNLIKALLKRDRKTACQLIENHLLSPSKALLASQTIPDRKV; encoded by the coding sequence ATGCTGAGTGATAACAAAGACAACAGTGCCGCTCGAGTCGTTGGCGACCTGAAACAGGATATCCTGCAAGGTTACTTTGCTCCCGGTGAAAAACTGGCAATGGCGCGCCTTAAAGAGCGCTATCAGATTGGTGTCACGCCACTACGGGAAGCACTTTCGCAGCTATTAATCGAACAGTTAGTCATTGTTGAAAACCAGCGTGGATTCAGAGTTCACCCGATCAGCGAAGAAGAAATGCTGGATATTTACCAGACACGGGCACGTATTGAAGCCCTTTGTGTTGGATTAGCTATTGACCAGGGCGATGACGAATGGGAAGCCACAATTCTTGCCGCGGCGCATAAAATGCAAAAATTCAGTAACAGCATGGAATCTGATCCGCAGGAGTGGGAGCGTCGGCATCACGATTTTCACACAGCCATTGTGGCAGGATGCCACTCACCAACACTTTTACATGTTCGCCGTTCACTGTATGAAAAAGCATCCCGTTACCGGAATTTATGGCTCACCGATAACATGCAGCAAAATGATTTCTTTGATGCTAACCAGAAAGAACACGACAACCTGATAAAAGCGTTGTTAAAACGAGATCGAAAAACCGCCTGCCAACTCATTGAAAATCATCTCCTGAGCCCCAGCAAAGCCCTGCTGGCAAGCCAGACAATTCCAGATAGAAAAGTGTAA
- the glaH gene encoding glutarate dioxygenase GlaH encodes MNAVLPKVSSPKQVSGFSVEPFTDNARLQIVTLQCDVMQKFSELANEWPLQALEYKPFLRFAIADMLDELTANTLGEVLNTIMRNRDTGAFLLRYDMSANELDKQQRTELDIKLSTAVSHLIGVPNHDSMYGKFYARFTVENTDTSDSYLRQAHRRMELHNDGTYVNERTDFVLMQKLDEANMQGGDSLLLHVDEWQELDKFYRHPMAKQEILWGAPKSKNVSGKIQHPVFFEEDTQGKPHMLFIDQFAEPQNMAQGRYLYEMGASLEADPNFIRVPLPVGSMLVIQNHCWLHGRDKFVAHPELKRELLRQRGHFYL; translated from the coding sequence GTGAATGCCGTATTGCCAAAAGTGAGTAGTCCTAAACAAGTCTCTGGGTTCAGTGTTGAGCCTTTTACAGATAATGCCCGTCTGCAGATAGTTACCTTGCAGTGTGACGTTATGCAGAAGTTTTCTGAACTGGCGAACGAGTGGCCGTTACAGGCGCTGGAGTACAAGCCTTTTTTGCGTTTTGCGATAGCGGATATGCTGGATGAGTTAACAGCTAATACTCTTGGCGAGGTTCTCAATACGATTATGCGCAACCGGGATACTGGTGCGTTTCTGCTGAGGTACGATATGTCTGCGAATGAACTGGATAAGCAGCAGCGTACGGAGTTAGACATTAAATTGTCGACGGCGGTCTCTCATCTTATTGGTGTGCCAAATCATGATTCAATGTACGGTAAGTTCTATGCCCGCTTTACCGTAGAGAATACTGATACATCAGACAGCTATTTGCGACAGGCACACCGGCGGATGGAGTTGCATAATGATGGTACTTATGTGAATGAACGCACGGACTTTGTGTTAATGCAGAAGCTGGATGAAGCAAATATGCAGGGTGGTGACTCGTTATTACTGCATGTAGATGAATGGCAGGAGCTTGATAAGTTTTACCGACACCCGATGGCGAAGCAGGAGATACTCTGGGGGGCACCAAAATCAAAAAATGTCAGCGGTAAAATTCAGCATCCGGTGTTTTTTGAGGAAGATACTCAGGGTAAGCCGCATATGCTGTTCATAGATCAGTTTGCCGAGCCACAGAATATGGCGCAGGGGCGTTATCTCTATGAAATGGGAGCTTCCTTAGAAGCTGATCCAAATTTTATACGGGTACCTTTACCGGTTGGTTCTATGCTGGTCATACAAAATCATTGCTGGTTGCACGGTCGGGATAAGTTCGTTGCTCATCCTGAGCTTAAACGTGAATTGCTTCGTCAGCGTGGCCATTTCTATTTGTAA